Proteins encoded by one window of Rhodamnia argentea isolate NSW1041297 chromosome 6, ASM2092103v1, whole genome shotgun sequence:
- the LOC115751247 gene encoding disease resistance protein L6-like, with the protein MTATPSSSIVICKTKPSSMLIGPVNPSDIRWCLLMRISITKKRVFLFDGDDADLVDHVTRAVLSRLGLDSQLPVTKHFVEAGDRVKEIRKWADTPATHARMIGIYGMGGIGKTTFAKVIYNELLNEFGHRCFLSDIRETARCNGILYVQNQLIKAMQKIENQVCNVDDGINLIKSRLKRKKVLILLDDIDHKDQLNALARERDWFTSGSIIIVTTRNEALLDEPEFWVDHKCGLGELNKVQSLLLFNRHAFRTDHSSMGFESISRDIVARMGGLPLALEVVGSYLYGKTDQEVWRVMLRKLKIEPHIDVQKVLKLSYDVLERKQREIFLDIACSFIGKKSKFAMYIWKDSGFNASEEIEELKLRCLIKTGHNGELRMHDQLRDLGRTIVDQERLPETRTRLWDYEEASRVLLEKKGTNMIRAICLDKYYDHHPWRPAGHLRTYTSEQFRGLQDLRFLQLRRAALSGDFKELFSELRWLQWSDIDPNLSFSATNLHLPKLLVLELSYNQITEHWSGWSSIKASECLTVLDLSFCNYLRRTPDLSAFTKLEILILKHCDGLEEVDPSIGKVKRLVSLDLSNCGSLKELPQEVGKLRHLKELILDSTSITEIPTSIGSLMHLEKLSAKGCRSLREIPNTIGYLWELRHLDFSESAIEKLPSTIGMLKMLRTLCLESCRNLQGEIPIEICCLSSLEILQITRAPISNLPESIRCLCSLQHLSLKGCDELQSLPEQLPSGLTHLTVSCQSRWVSSLSYLIGLEELGLYGCDLLEDIPELPPTPLKLCVASCHKLIMPKLVGFKYLADLSIMYCNSIEILHLSQLNSLKRLHVEYCYDLVEIRGLDNLELLEEIVIDCCKSIQRLILPELPSLKRLKANYCHNLVEIQGLDRAMFLEALDISDCGSIKGLPDLSLFTTLKELSINDCRNMHGVESLESFLSCRSIYITGCTSLEKLPNLSKFENLESFTMRYSLRVTEILGVEESRSLTHIDITGCESIETLPDLSGCEKLQSLVVRDCKKLTQLLGLEKLGLIYLDISGCDSLERIPKLPGASVFRHYQGRAYGLFHDKISLHEKIILR; encoded by the exons atgactgCTACACCATCATCCTCCATTGTTATTTGTAAAACCAAACCATCTTCCATGTTAATTGGCCCCGTCAATCCTTCAGATATACGTTGGTGTCTTTTGATGAGAATCAGTATAACCAAGAAGCGAGTTTTCTTGTTTGACGGGGATGACGCAGATTTAGTAGATCACGTTACCAGAGCTGTTCTGAGCAGGTTGGGACTCGATTCTCAGCTTCCTGTCACTAAGCACTTCGTCGAAGCTGGTGATCGTGTGAAAGAAATTAGGAAGTGGGCAGACACTCCCGCCACTCATGCTCGAATGATTGGCATCTATGGCATGGGTGGGATCGGTAAAACTACTTTTGCCAAGGTCATCTACAACGAACTACTGAATGAGTTTGGGCATCGTTGCTTCCTTTCGGATATTCGAGAAACGGCTCGCTGCAATGGTATTCTTTATGTACAAAATCAACTAATTAAGGCAatgcagaaaatagaaaatcaagttTGCAATGTTGATGATGgaatcaatttgatcaaatctagattgaaaagaaagaaggttcTCATTCTTCTGGATGATATAGATCACAAGGATCAACTAAATGCTTTGGCTAGAGAACGTGATTGGTTTACTTCCGGAAGTATCATCATTGTTACAACTAGAAATGAAGCTCTTCTTGATGAACCTGAATTTTGGGTAGACCACAAATGTGGACTCGGTGAACTGAATAAGGTGCAGTCTTTGCTTTTATTTAACAGGCATGCATTTAGAACGGACCATTCTTCGATGGGCTTTGAGAGCATCTCTCGTGATATCGTAGCACGTATGGGTGGACTTCCCTTGGCCCTCGAGGTTGTAGGTTCGTACTTATATGGAAAAACAGATCAAGAAGTATGGCGAGTTATGCTgaggaaattaaaaatagaacCACATATAGATGTCCAAAAGGTATTGAAGTTAAGCTATGATGTATTAGAACGCAAACAACGAGAgatttttctcgatattgctTGTTCTTTTATTGGCAAAAAGAGCAAATTTGCCATGTACATCTGGAAGGACAGTGGGTTTAATGCAagtgaagaaattgaagagtTGAAGCTGAGGTGCTTAATAAAAACCGGACATAATGGTGAATTAAGGATGCATGATCAATTAAGAGATCTTGGAAGGACCATTGTTGACCAAGAAAGACTGCCCGAGACGCGTACTAGATTATGGGATTATGAGGAAGCCTCCAGAGTGCTACTGGAAAAAAAG GGAACTAATATGATCCGGGCAATTTGTCTCGACAAATACTATGACCACCACCCATGGAGGCCCGCTGGCCATCTCCGGACATACACAAGTGAACAGTTTAGAGGTTTACAGGACTTAAGGTTCCTTCAGTTGAGGAGGGCAGCTTTAAGTGGAGACTTCAAAGAACTGTTTTCTGAATTAAGATGGCTTCAATGGTCTGACATTGATCCCAATCTATCTTTTTCGGCAACCAATTTGCATCTACCGAAATTATTGGTGCTGGAACTGTCATACAACCAAATCACAGAGCATTGGAGTGGATGGAGTTCAATTAAG GCATCGGAGTGCCTCACTGTTCTTGACCTttccttttgcaattatttaaGGCGTACTCCTGATCTCTCAGCTTTCACAAAGTTGGAGATTCTCATCTTGAAACACTGTGACGGACTAGAGGAAGTTGATCCTTCCATTGGCAAAGTCAAGCGCCTCGTTTCCTTGGACTTAAGTAACTGTGGCAGTCTCAAGGAGCTACCACAGGAAGTGGGAAAATTAAGACACCTGAAAGAGCTTATTTTAGATTCTACCAGTATTACAGAGATTCCTACGTCAATCGGTTCTCTAATGCATCTAGAGAAATTGAGTGCCAAAGGTTGTCGGTCTTTGAGAGAAATCCCTAACACAATTGGGTATTTATGGGAATTGCGACATCTGGACTTTAGTGAATCTGCGATTGAAAAGTTACCTAGTACTATTGGAATGTTGAAAATGCTGCGGACGCTATGTCTCGAATCTTGCCGGAATCTACAAGGGGAAATTCCAATTGAAATCTGTTGCTTGTCTTCTCTTGAGATCCTTCAAATCACTAGAGCACCAATATCTAATCTGCCAGAAAGCATTCGGTGTCTTTGTTCTCTCCAACACCTTAGCCTTAAAGGCTGTGATGAGCTCCAATCATTGCCAGAGCAGCTTCCTTCCGGCTTAACACATCTGACGGTCTCTTGTCAAAGTCGTTGGGTGTCAAGTCTTTCTTACCTAATCGGCCTAGAAGAACTGGGTCTTTATGGATGCGATCTACTTGAAGACATCCCAGAGCTTCCCCCAACACCCTTGAAACTTTGTGTTGCCTCCTGTCATAAGCTGATAATGCCGAAGCTTGTTGGATTCAAGTACTTGGCAGATTTGTCAATAATGTACTGCAATTCCATTGAAATATTGCACCTTTCACAATTAAATTCTCTGAAACGATTACACGTTGAGTATTGCTATGATCTAGTTGAAATTCGGGGCCTTGATAATTTGGAGTTGTTGGAGGAGATAGTTATAGATTGCTGCAAGTCCATTCAAAGGCTGATCCTTCCAGAATTACCATCTTTGAAGCGACTAAAGGCTAACTACTGTCACAATCTAGTCGAAATTCAAGGTTTGGATAGGGCGATGTTCTTGGAGGCATTGGATATCTCTGATTGTGGGTCCATTAAAGGATTGCCTGACTTGTCATTGTTCACGACCCTGAAAGAGTTGAGCATCAATGACTGTCGCAATATGCATGGTGTTGAGAGCCTAGAGAGTTTCTTGAGTTGCCGAAGCATATACATAACCGGATGCACATCCCTAGAAAAGCTACCAAACCTgtcgaaatttgaaaatttagagaGTTTCACAATGAGGTATTCGCTTCGTGTTACAGAGATTCTTGGGGTTGAGGAATCAAGATCCCTAACCCACATAGATATCACAGGATGCGAATCAATCGAGACATTACCAGATTTGTCGGGATGTGAGAAGTTACAATCTCTAGTGGTACGAGACTGCAAGAAACTTACTCAGCTTCTGGGACTTGAAAAGTTGGGTTTAATTTATTTGGATATATCTGGGTGCGACTCATTGGAACGGATACCAAAATTACCTGGAGCAAGCGTCTTTAGACATTATCAAGGACGGGCATATGGGCTTTTCCATGACAAGATAAGTCTCCACGAAAAGATTATCTTGCGGTAA